A genomic stretch from Pantoea sp. At-9b includes:
- the tnpB gene encoding IS66 family insertion sequence element accessory protein TnpB (TnpB, as the term is used for proteins encoded by IS66 family insertion elements, is considered an accessory protein, since TnpC, encoded by a neighboring gene, is a DDE family transposase.): MISPPAGSRIWLVAGITDMRNGFNGLASKVQNTLRADPFGGHLFIFRGRRGDMIKVLWADRDGLCLFTKRLERGRFVWPVTRDGKVHLTPAQLSMLLEGINWKHPQRTERPGLRI, translated from the coding sequence ATGATATCTCCCCCCGCAGGCTCACGCATCTGGCTGGTTGCCGGCATCACTGATATGAGAAACGGCTTCAACGGTCTGGCATCAAAGGTGCAGAATACGCTTCGTGCTGACCCGTTCGGCGGGCACCTGTTCATCTTCCGTGGTCGCCGCGGCGACATGATAAAGGTGCTGTGGGCGGATCGGGACGGCCTGTGCCTGTTCACCAAACGCCTGGAGCGCGGGCGCTTCGTCTGGCCGGTGACCCGCGACGGAAAAGTCCACCTGACGCCGGCGCAGCTGTCCATGTTGCTGGAAGGCATTAACTGGAAGCACCCGCAGCGGACGGAACGCCCTGGTCTGCGGATATAA